The following proteins come from a genomic window of Thermocladium sp. ECH_B:
- a CDS encoding ArsR family transcriptional regulator → MDDLVKLALKMDALGHPLRLRFVVLLYRGGPMYLSELAKRAGVSRALAKVHLIKLQKAGIVKSTVALVPDEAKALRYYELVDFDIRVSPAVISGYLGEDGGGRGE, encoded by the coding sequence ATGGACGATTTGGTGAAATTGGCTTTAAAAATGGATGCGCTGGGGCACCCGCTGAGGCTTCGCTTCGTGGTTTTGCTGTACAGGGGTGGCCCGATGTATCTCTCCGAGCTCGCAAAGAGGGCTGGAGTGAGCAGGGCTCTTGCGAAGGTGCACCTCATAAAGCTACAGAAGGCGGGTATCGTGAAGAGCACGGTGGCTTTGGTGCCGGACGAGGCCAAGGCGCTGCGCTACTACGAGCTGGTGGACTTCGATATCAGGGTGTCGCCCGCAGTGATATCAGGTTACCTTGGGGAGGATGGTGGCGGGCGTGGTGAGTAG